The following coding sequences lie in one Xanthomonas hortorum pv. pelargonii genomic window:
- a CDS encoding nuclear transport factor 2 family protein, whose product MKTLFSRALLLVMLVAPVAAFAQTAVTANPNHQKMLVGSTWFETANKRLVYDFWRTVFEAGQVQYAPMYMDKNYIQHNPNVANGRDAFIAFLTAFVPPTPVQERVQLPLVAITADRDLVTLVSVRTLPDPRDPSKTYTTTWFDMFRIEKGLIKEHWDPDTIAGRANTSGQ is encoded by the coding sequence ATGAAAACCCTGTTCTCCCGTGCCCTGTTACTGGTCATGCTGGTGGCGCCCGTGGCTGCGTTCGCGCAGACCGCAGTGACCGCCAATCCCAACCACCAGAAGATGCTGGTCGGTTCCACCTGGTTCGAAACCGCCAACAAGCGCCTGGTCTACGATTTCTGGCGCACCGTGTTCGAAGCCGGTCAGGTGCAGTACGCGCCGATGTACATGGACAAGAACTACATTCAGCACAACCCGAATGTGGCCAACGGGCGCGACGCCTTCATTGCATTTCTGACCGCCTTCGTGCCGCCGACGCCGGTGCAGGAACGCGTGCAGTTGCCGCTGGTGGCCATCACCGCAGATCGTGATCTGGTCACGCTGGTGTCGGTGCGTACGCTGCCGGATCCGCGCGATCCGAGCAAGACCTACACCACCACCTGGTTCGACATGTTCCGCATCGAAAAAGGCCTGATCAAGGAACATTGGGATCCGGACACGATTGCCGGCCGCGCCAATACCAGCGGCCAGTAA